In one window of Henckelia pumila isolate YLH828 chromosome 1, ASM3356847v2, whole genome shotgun sequence DNA:
- the LOC140879600 gene encoding FT-interacting protein 7 — MAKLVVEVLDSVDLMPKDGQGSSSPFVEVEFQGQRQRTATKFKDLNPFWNEKLAFNVKNHRDLSDETIVVSVYNDSKNGHHKDFLGRVRISGMSVAFSEEESVVQRYPLDKRGLFSRVRGDIALRMHAVIQDSNSFDPVEEVLQHVNGVENPRPHPQNHHRHNDDSSYAKATESTATPLQEVNTNYKFEDEYQYMENQAKNKKKKELRTFYSVGTGSHGGGPPPPPAERPAFVETRSDFTKAGPAPSASVMQMQFPGQKPEYSVVETRPPVAARMGYWGRDKTASTYDLVEQMHFLYVSVVKARDLPVMDLTGSLDPYVEVKIGNYKGVTGHFLKNQNPVWKHVFAFSRERLQSNLIEITVKDKDLVKDDFVGKVLFDIVEIPQRVPPDSPLAPQWYRLADKKGDKIHHGEIMLAVWMGTQADEAFPDAWHSDAHSLNQQSLASTRSKVYFSPKLYYLRVHIIAAQDLIPSDRSRPLETYVKVQLGHQLRLTRPSPIKHINPEWNEELMFVASEPFDEYIVISVEERIGPGKDEVMGKILIPIREVPQRYEHAKLLDARWYPLFMPSVAEEIGEKKKEVKFASRIFLRLSLDSGYHVLDESTHFSSDLQPSSKNLRKQSIGILEVGILSARNLQPMKSREGKLTDAYCVAKYGNKWVRTRTLLDSLHPRWNEQYTWEVHDPCTVITIGVFDNCHTNGKDDAKDQRIGKVRIRLSTLETDRIYTHSYPLLVFSPSGLMKHGELHLAIRFSCTAWVNMVTQYSKPLLPKMHYVQPISVRHIDWLRHQAMQIVAAKLSRAEPPLRREIVEYMLDVDYHMWSLRRSKANFYRIMSLLSGVSYVYRWFDGICYWKNPLTTILVHILFLILVCYPELILSTIFLYLFVIGLWNYRHRPRLPPHMDARLSQAENAHPDELYEEFDTFPSSQPTELVRMRYDRLRSVAGRVQTVIGDLATQGERFLSILSWRDPRATAIVIVFSLISAVFLYVTPFQVVAVLFGLYTLRHPRFRRKMPSLPVNFFKRLPARSDSLL; from the coding sequence ATGGCGAAACTTGTGGTCGAAGTTCTTGATTCAGTCGATCTCATGCCTAAAGACGGGCAAGGGAGTTCCAGTCCCTTTGTGGAAGTGGAATTCCAAGGCCAGCGACAGAGGACCGCCACCAAGTTCAAAGATCTCAACCCTTTTTGGAACGAGAAGCTGGCGTTCAATGTGAAGAATCATCGAGATTTGTCGGATGAGACGATCGTGGTGTCCGTGTACAATGATAGCAAAAACGGCCACCACAAGGATTTTCTTGGGAGGGTTCGGATTTCCGGCATGTCTGTTGCTTTTTCTGAGGAGGAATCTGTTGTTCAGAGGTACCCGCTTGATAAAAGAGGTCTCTTTTCTCGTGTGAGGGGTGATATTGCTTTGCGGATGCACGCGGTGATACAAGATTCTAACTCATTTGATCCCGTGGAAGAAGTTTTGCAGCACGTGAACGGTGTGGAAAATCCTCGTCCTCATCCTCAAAATCATCATCGTCATAATGATGACAGTAGTTATGCTAAGGCTACAGAAAGTACCGCTACACCATTGCAGGAGGTCAATACTAATTATAAGTTTGAGGATGAGTATCAGTACATGGAAAATCAAGcgaaaaacaagaagaaaaagGAATTAAGGACTTTTTACTCAGTAGGGACTGGTTCCCATGGCGGCGGCCCTCCTCCACCACCGGCTGAGAGGCCGGCATTTGTTGAAACCCGGAGTGACTTTACTAAAGCTGGACCGGCTCCATCAGCCAGTGTGATGCAGATGCAATTTCCAGGGCAGAAGCCTGAGTATTCTGTGGTGGAGACTAGGCCTCCTGTAGCTGCGAGAATGGGGTACTGGGGAAGGGATAAAACTGCGAGCACTTACGATTTGGTAGAGCAGATGCATTTCTTGTACGTGAGCGTCGTAAAGGCTAGGGATCTTCCGGTGATGGACTTGACCGGGAGTCTTGATCCATACGTGGAGGTGAAAATTGGGAACTACAAAGGGGTGACTGGACACTTTTTGAAGAATCAGAATCCGGTGTGGAAACATGTATTTGCATTTTCGAGGGAGAGGCTGCAAAGCAATTTGATCGAAATCACTGTGAAGGATAAGGATCTTGTGAAGGATGATTTCGTGGGTAAAGTCTTGTTTGATATCGTCGAAATCCCTCAAAGAGTGCCGCCTGATAGTCCTCTGGCTCCTCAGTGGTACAGATTGGCGGACAAGAAAGGGGATAAGATCCATCATGGGGAGATCATGCTCGCAGTTTGGATGGGAACACAAGCAGATGAAGCCTTCCCTGATGCTTGGCATTCTGATGCTCATAGCTTAAACCAGCAAAGTCTTGCTAGTACACGATCAAAAGTGTATTTCTCCCCGAAATTGTATTATCTCCGAGTTCATATCATCGCTGCCCAGGATCTTATTCCCTCGGATAGAAGCCGACCCCTGGAAACATATGTGAAGGTGCAGCTTGGGCATCAGTTGAGGCTCACTAGGCCTTCCCCGATTAAGCACATTAATCCGGAGTGGAACGAAGAACTTATGTTTGTAGCATCTGAGCCTTTTGATGAGTATATTGTGATCAGCGTGGAAGAAAGAATTGGACCCGGCAAGGACGAAGTTATGGGAAAGATTCTTATTCCCATTAGGGAGGTTCCGCAGAGATATGAACATGCGAAGCTGCTGGATGCTCGATGGTATCCTCTCTTCATGCCTTCTGTGGCAGAGGAAATTGGGGAGAAGAAAAAAGAGGTGAAATTCGCCAGCAGAATTTTCCTTCGACTCAGCTTAGATTCTGGTTACCATGTTCTGGATGAGTCCACGCATTTTAGCAGCGACCTTCAGCCGTCATCCAAGAATCTGAGAAAGCAGAGCATTGGAATTCTTGAAGTTGGTATTTTAAGTGCTCGAAATCTGCAGCCAATGAAGAGCAGAGAAGGTAAACTGACAGACGCTTATTGCGTAGCAAAGTATGGGAACAAATGGGTCCGAACCAGAACTCTTCTTGATTCTCTGCATCCTCGTTGGAACGAGCAGTATACTTGGGAAGTTCACGATCCTTGTACCGTAATCACAATCGGCGTTTTTGACAATTGCCACACCAATGGGAAAGACGATGCAAAGGACCAGAGAATCGGAAAGGTGAGAATCAGGCTTTCCACCTTAGAAACAGATCGAATTTACACACATTCCTATCCACTCCTGGTTTTTTCCCCCTCTGGTTTGATGAAACACGGGGAGCTACACTTAGCAATACGTTTCTCGTGCACAGCCTGGGTGAACATGGTCACACAATACAGCAAGCCCTTGCTCCCAAAGATGCATTACGTTCAGCCCATATCCGTCAGGCACATCGACTGGCTGCGCCACCAGGCTATGCAAATAGTGGCGGCAAAACTATCACGGGCAGAGCCACCTCTCCGAAGAGAGATAGTCGAATACATGCTTGATGTGGATTACCATATGTGGAGCCTAAGGAGAAGCAAAGCCAACTTCTACCGCATAATGTCTCTTCTATCTGGCGTCTCATACGTTTACAGATGGTTCGATGGCATCTGCTACTGGAAAAACCCGCTCACAACGATACTCGTGCACATCCTGTTCTTGATACTTGTATGCTACCCGGAGTTGATCTTGTCCACAATCTTCCTCTACCTTTTCGTCATCGGCTTGTGGAACTACCGGCATAGGCCTAGGCTTCCTCCCCACATGGACGCTCGGCTTTCCCAAGCAGAGAACGCTCATCCGGACGAACTGTACGAGGAATTCGACACGTTCCCAAGTTCTCAGCCTACTGAACTGGTGAGGATGAGGTACGACAGGCTGCGAAGCGTGGCGGGAAGAGTTCAGACCGTGATAGGAGATCTAGCAACACAAGGGGAGAGATTCCTCAGCATACTGAGCTGGAGGGATCCCAGAGCCACAGCCATAGTCATAGTGTTTTCATTGATCAGCGCTGTGTTTCTTTATGTCACTCCATTCCAAGTAGTGGCGGTGCTGTTCGGGCTTTACACTCTACGCCATCCCCGGTTCCGACGCAAGATGCCATCACTGCCCGTCAATTTCTTCAAGAGATTACCAGCCAGATCGGATTCTCTTCTTTGA